The following are encoded in a window of Lactobacillus panisapium genomic DNA:
- a CDS encoding PTS sugar transporter subunit IIB, with amino-acid sequence MKKMLIMCGAGHATSTIVHAKVNDWLKENNFANDVEIKQSAVSQEVDNIQNGLYDIVISTTIVPDAIKDRVINGVALLTGIGTEQVWDQVKAALES; translated from the coding sequence ATGAAAAAAATGCTAATTATGTGTGGCGCAGGCCATGCTACATCAACAATCGTTCATGCAAAGGTAAATGATTGGCTAAAGGAAAATAATTTTGCCAATGACGTTGAAATCAAGCAGTCTGCAGTTAGTCAAGAAGTCGATAATATTCAAAATGGTCTTTATGACATTGTTATATCGACGACGATTGTTCCGGATGCTATTAAAGACCGAGTAATCAACGGAGTAGCCCTGTTAACAGGAATTGGAACAGAGCAGGTTTGGGATCAAGTAAAGGCAGCGCTTGAATCATGA
- a CDS encoding YjbQ family protein: MTFYYQEIQLETVSGRPSYHMITDEVKQIVANSQVQNGLCLVQTVHTTCSIYFDEYMHDRNYYDDDFLQVDLNHVLEKIVPRQTTENYPYLSPGPKHIAYGMKKTDPNYPAVKWTMLNTDGHLRADLLGSSICLGVRQNELLLGAVGQIFFVDFDQTRERQRKIEVIVLGEQNE, translated from the coding sequence ATGACATTTTACTATCAAGAAATTCAATTGGAAACCGTCTCGGGCAGGCCATCTTATCACATGATTACGGATGAGGTTAAACAAATTGTGGCTAATAGCCAAGTTCAAAATGGTCTTTGCTTGGTTCAAACTGTACATACTACTTGTTCAATTTATTTTGATGAGTACATGCATGACCGCAACTATTATGATGACGATTTTCTTCAAGTGGATCTTAATCATGTTTTAGAAAAAATTGTTCCCCGCCAAACCACGGAAAATTATCCTTATCTGAGTCCTGGTCCCAAGCACATCGCTTATGGTATGAAAAAGACGGACCCAAATTATCCAGCAGTTAAATGGACAATGTTAAATACTGATGGGCACTTAAGAGCAGATTTGTTGGGCTCAAGCATTTGTTTAGGGGTTCGGCAAAATGAGCTATTGCTGGGAGCAGTTGGTCAAATTTTCTTCGTTGATTTTGATCAGACAAGAGAACGTCAACGAAAGATTGAAGTTATTGTTTTAGGAGAACAAAATGAATAG
- a CDS encoding KpsF/GutQ family sugar-phosphate isomerase — protein MNSYSELFQIEGEEISALGQSIAPDEITHLVTILKKNTHNVFLTGCGTSAMAARKITHTLNVVGLAAFYLNPSDAVHGGLGQVKQNDVVIFISKGGSTKELTSFVANIEFKKAKIITITENLDSVLAQKADLAVQIKVKRELDKFNLLATTSTLAVISLFDVIAVLLMQEQHFSKNDFLLNHPAGKVGKQLAKEVKND, from the coding sequence ATGAATAGTTATTCGGAATTGTTCCAAATTGAAGGTGAAGAAATAAGTGCCCTAGGGCAAAGTATTGCCCCAGATGAGATTACTCATCTGGTAACGATTTTAAAAAAGAATACTCATAATGTTTTTCTCACTGGTTGTGGCACCTCGGCAATGGCAGCCAGAAAAATTACTCATACACTGAATGTAGTTGGTCTAGCTGCTTTTTATTTAAATCCTTCGGATGCGGTTCATGGCGGCTTAGGACAAGTTAAGCAAAATGATGTGGTTATTTTTATCTCAAAGGGTGGCTCAACTAAAGAACTGACCAGCTTTGTTGCTAATATTGAATTTAAAAAGGCCAAAATTATTACTATTACGGAAAATCTTGATTCAGTTTTAGCTCAAAAAGCGGACTTGGCTGTCCAAATTAAGGTTAAACGCGAACTAGACAAATTTAATTTGTTAGCTACTACCAGTACTTTGGCTGTTATCTCTTTGTTTGATGTAATTGCTGTTTTGTTGATGCAAGAACAACATTTTTCTAAAAATGACTTTTTATTAAATCATCCTGCTGGCAAAGTCGGTAAGCAGCTAGCAAAAGAGGTTAAAAATGATTAA